A single region of the Deltaproteobacteria bacterium GWC2_65_14 genome encodes:
- a CDS encoding ATPase, with translation MRRPVSPSILPRVAAAAVERALSTAPVVVLLGARQTGKTTLVRSMPQLSGRPYLTLDDFDLRTQAAEDPESVVRRAPFLVLDEVQRTRDLLIAVKRAVDDDPDRTPGRFVLTGSANLLMLERVSETLAGRAVYVTLWPFTRRERLGHGCTGAWSGLLSAPFERWHGLLDRESGPKEDWRDAARAGGLPVPSRDLPDDEARALWFSGYVQTYLERDLQALRAVENLADFRRLMRAACLRVGALLNQTELGRDVGIAQPQVHRFLNLMEASYQAIRLPAFSVNRTRRLIKAPKLYWSDTALAQHLAGEAEPRGAHLENLVLMDLLAWRDVQPRRPEVLYWRTATGLEVDFVIETPRRLLPVEVKATGRLAPSDARGLEAFLGEYPDLADGALLLHDGADTFPLTRRVLAVPWWKVC, from the coding sequence CATCCATTCTTCCCCGCGTCGCCGCGGCGGCGGTCGAACGTGCGTTGTCCACCGCGCCCGTCGTCGTGCTGCTCGGCGCACGGCAGACAGGCAAGACCACCCTGGTCCGATCGATGCCCCAACTCTCCGGGCGGCCCTACCTGACGCTCGACGACTTCGACCTGCGGACCCAGGCCGCTGAGGATCCGGAGAGCGTGGTCCGGCGGGCGCCCTTCCTGGTTCTGGACGAGGTCCAGCGCACCCGGGACCTGCTGATCGCCGTCAAGCGCGCCGTGGACGATGATCCGGACCGGACTCCGGGGCGTTTCGTCCTCACCGGTTCCGCAAACCTGCTCATGCTGGAGCGGGTATCGGAGACCCTTGCCGGGCGCGCGGTGTACGTCACCCTCTGGCCCTTCACCCGGCGGGAACGGCTGGGACATGGGTGCACGGGCGCATGGAGCGGGCTCCTTTCCGCCCCGTTCGAACGCTGGCACGGCCTCCTGGACAGGGAATCCGGCCCGAAGGAGGATTGGCGCGATGCCGCCAGGGCGGGCGGGCTTCCGGTCCCTTCCCGCGACCTGCCCGACGACGAGGCCCGCGCTCTCTGGTTCTCCGGATATGTGCAGACCTACCTGGAACGCGACCTGCAGGCGCTTCGCGCGGTGGAGAACCTCGCGGATTTTCGCCGCCTCATGCGGGCCGCCTGCCTCAGGGTCGGCGCCCTTCTCAACCAGACCGAACTGGGGCGGGACGTGGGCATCGCGCAGCCCCAGGTGCACCGCTTCCTGAACCTGATGGAGGCGAGTTACCAGGCGATCCGCCTCCCGGCCTTCTCCGTGAACCGGACGCGCCGGCTGATCAAGGCGCCGAAGCTGTACTGGAGCGATACCGCTCTGGCACAGCATCTTGCCGGGGAGGCGGAACCGCGCGGGGCGCACCTGGAGAATCTTGTGCTCATGGATCTGCTGGCCTGGCGCGACGTGCAGCCGCGTCGTCCCGAGGTGCTGTACTGGCGCACCGCCACCGGCCTCGAGGTGGACTTCGTGATCGAGACGCCGCGACGGCTTCTTCCGGTCGAGGTCAAGGCGACAGGCCGGCTTGCCCCCTCCGACGCCAGGGGGCTGGAGGCATTCCTGGGCGAGTACCCCGATCTGGCCGACGGCGCCCTGCTGCTCCATGACGGGGCCGACACCTTCCCCCTGACCCGGCGCGTGCTCGCCGTTCCCTGGTGGAAGGTGTGCTGA